Within the Magnetospirillum sp. ME-1 genome, the region GCGTAATCGGGGCTGGCGGTGTTCTTCGATTCGAACAGCGCCCGGCCGCGTTCCGCCGAGAAGCCGGCAAAGCCCGGTCCGGCTTGGCGGGCATAGGTCGCCTTGATGGCGTCGCGGGCGGCGTCGGCGGCGAAGGCGGCGGGTGCGGCCAGCAGGGCGAGGACCAGCAAAGCGGGGGTGGCGCCCTTCAGCATCTCGCGCACCCGGCGGCCCTGGAAGATCCAGGCGATGATGGCGGCATGGGCCAGCACCAGCCACAGGGAGGCCTCGGCCAGCCCTTCATGCAGATCCTCGAGCGGCGGAACGACATCGGCGGCGATGCCGGTCACTCCGGCCACCGCCATGCCGGCGATCAGGATGGCGGCCATCCAGGCGAACAGCGGGTTGCGGCCGGGCCTGGCCCAGGCGAGGCGGGGCTTGGGAATCGCCAGCGGCCCGGTGGACGAGCCGATCATGGCGAGCGCCAGGCGCAGCAGAATAGCGCCCACCACCCAATAGCCCGAGAACACATGCATGGCGTAGGTGTCCTCGTCGGCGGTGACATAGGCCACCAGGAAGCCTCCGGCCAGGGCGGCGTGCCACAGGCGCAACAGGCGGAATTCCCACCGGGCGTTCATCAGTGGTGCTCCTGGTGCGAGGAGAAGGATACCGGCTGGACGTTGGCGGCGTAGGCAAAGGCGCCACCGGCGACGATCAGGGCGGCCATCAGGCCATGGATGATCATGCGGGTCAGCATGGGGGAACTCCTTGTTCGGAAACTTATCTGGCGACAGGATGGAACAAGCCCCCTGAACCGGGCGTGACCCGCCGGTTCATCCGCCGTTCATGCATTGGGCGCGATGATTTGGACATGAAAGCCATTGCCGCCGTCCTGCTGTTCCTGGTCTGCCTCCCCGCCTGGGCGGGGGACGACCACGACCGCATCCGCCGTGCGGTGCAGGCGGGCGAGATCCTGCCGCTCGAGCGTATTCTCGAGCAGGTGGACCGCGACTATCCCGGCGAGCTGATCGAGGCCGAGCTGGAGGACAAGCACGGCCGCCGGGTCTACGAGATCAAGCGCCTGACCCGCGACGGGCGCCTGCTGAAGCTCTACTATGACGCCGCCGATGGCACACGCCTCAAGGTCAAGGAGAAGCGATGAGGGTTCTTGTCGTCGAGGACGAGCCGCAATTGACCCTGGCGCTGGAACGCGCCCTGGAGGCGGCGGGCTTCGCGGTGGACACCGCCTATGACGGCGAAAACGGCTGGCATCTGGGTGACACCGAGGCCTATGACGCGGTGATCCTCGACCTCGGCCTGCCCAGGATCGACGGCATCACCGTGCTGGGCCGCTGGCGCGAAGCCGGGCGGACCATGCCGGTGATGGTGCTGACGGCCCGCGCCCGCTGGGCGGAAAAGTCCCAGGCCTTCAATGCCGGGGCCGACGATTACGTCACCAAGCCCTTCGAGATGGAAGAGGTGGTCACCCGGGTCCGCGCCCTGATCCGCCGTGCCGCCGGCCACGCCTCGCCCGAGATCGCCTGCGGTCCCTTGCGCATCGATACCATCGGCGGCAAGGTCAGCCGCGACGGGCTGCCGGTGGCGCTCACCGCCCAGGAATTCCGCATCCTCTCCTACCTCGCTCATCACCAGGGCCGGGTGGTCAGTCGCTCGGAACTGGTGGAGCACGTCTACGACCGTGACGCCGACCCCGATTCCAACGTGCTGGACGTGCTGGTGGCGCGCATCCGCCGCAAGCTGGGCGTCGATG harbors:
- a CDS encoding response regulator transcription factor, with amino-acid sequence MRVLVVEDEPQLTLALERALEAAGFAVDTAYDGENGWHLGDTEAYDAVILDLGLPRIDGITVLGRWREAGRTMPVMVLTARARWAEKSQAFNAGADDYVTKPFEMEEVVTRVRALIRRAAGHASPEIACGPLRIDTIGGKVSRDGLPVALTAQEFRILSYLAHHQGRVVSRSELVEHVYDRDADPDSNVLDVLVARIRRKLGVDVIHTLRGQGWRMEAPGGEA
- a CDS encoding DUF1924 domain-containing protein, with protein sequence MNARWEFRLLRLWHAALAGGFLVAYVTADEDTYAMHVFSGYWVVGAILLRLALAMIGSSTGPLAIPKPRLAWARPGRNPLFAWMAAILIAGMAVAGVTGIAADVVPPLEDLHEGLAEASLWLVLAHAAIIAWIFQGRRVREMLKGATPALLVLALLAAPAAFAADAARDAIKATYARQAGPGFAGFSAERGRALFESKNTASPDYASCTTCHTSDPTRYGQHAKTGRAIQPVAVSANPKRFTDAAKVEERFERDCQTVLGRACTATEKGDYIAYMESK
- a CDS encoding PepSY domain-containing protein — protein: MKAIAAVLLFLVCLPAWAGDDHDRIRRAVQAGEILPLERILEQVDRDYPGELIEAELEDKHGRRVYEIKRLTRDGRLLKLYYDAADGTRLKVKEKR